ACGCGGCGTACCCGCTCTGCCAGGCGAATGACTTTTGGTCCGGGAAGGTCTCATGTATCCAACGCGACGAGTTAGCCTTCAGTTCGCGTAGCAATTCCGATAAAGAGGATTCGCGGCCCAGCGAAACCAGCAGGTGTACATGGTCTGGCATGCCGCCGACGCAGATGAGCACGCCTTTCGACGATGTTGCGATTCCTCCCAAATACGGATAAAGCCTCGACGCGATTTCGTCGCGGATCAACGGTGCGCGTTGTTTCGTGCTGAATACGAGATGGGCGTACATAGCGGCGAATGATTGAGGCATAAAATTGTCCGGTAGCTCGAAACCAGAGTTGGAGGGCCGAATCGTAGTTCATGTCGAACTGAGTGTCGCCCCTGTGGGGCTCAATGCATTGGTGGCAATCGTATTCCAGGGGTTGGCACCCCTGGCTATTATCTGCCGCCCCTTCGGGGCTGAAAATAGTCTGTCACGCCTTCGGGGCTAAAAATAGTCAGCCAGCCCTTCGGGGTTGAAAATAGTCAGTGCTTCTTTACAACCGTTTTTCCCACACCTGAACGATATGCCCGCCGCTTCCGCACTTCCGACGTTGCGTGTTTACAACACTCTCTCCCGACAGAAGGAGACGCTGGAACCGGTGTCGCCGGGGAAGGTGGGCATCTATCTGTGCGGGCCGACGGTCTACAAGCCGAGCCACATTGGGCACATGGTGGGTCCGGTGATCTTTGATGCCGTGAAGCGATATCTCGTCTACTCGGGGTATCAAGTCACCTGGGTGGTGAACATCACCGACGTCGACGACAAGCTGATCAAGGAATCGAATGCGCGCGGGATGAAGATGTCCGAGTTGGCCGAGGAGATGACGGCGGATTACAAGCACAACTTAAGTGCGATGGGCGTCGATACGATCGACCACTTTCCGAAGGCCACCGAGAACATCGACGAGATCATCACGCTGACGCAAACCTTGATCGACAAAGGGTTCGCCTATCAATCCGGCAGCGACGTCTACTTCGAAGTCGGCAAGGACAAGGAATACGGCAAGCTGAGTCGGCGCTCGGTCGAACAATTGACCGGCGAAGGGGGCGACATGGCGGAGCGGAAACGCTCGCCGGCCGATTTCGCCTTGTGGAAAGGCGCCAAGCCTGGCGAACCCGCTTGGAAGAGCCCCTGGGGCGAAGGCCGTCCGGGCTGGCATATCGAGTGCTCGGCGATGAGCCGCAAGTTGCTCGGCGAGTCGTTCGATATTCACGGCGGCGGGTTGGATCTGATCTTCCCGCACCATGAGAACGAGGTGGCGCAAAGCGAATGCTGCCACGGCCGGCCACAGGCGAAATATTGGATGCACAATGGGTTGATGCAAGCGTCTAGCGAGGTCGGCAAGCTCGGCGGACGCAACACTCGCGAAACGGCCGTGGGCGATCAGGCGGCGCAGGAAGCGGGCAAAATCGGCAAATCGAAAGGCGCGAGCGCATTCAGCGAACTGCTGAAGCAGTTCGACGGCGAAACGATTCGCTTCTTTTTGCTGTCGACGCATTACCGGCGACCGATCGATTTCAGCAATGAGCGGATTGAGGAAGTCCGCACCGGCTTGGATACTTTTTACCGCTTCTTCAAGCGCTACGAGCGCACGACAGGCGAAGACTTCTACCGCGTAGCGTTGGTCGCGAAGCGGTCTGAAGGGGACGAACAGCAGTTTGCTGGCGCACTGGGCGAAGCGCTCAAGGGACATCGCCAGCGGTTTATCGAGGCGATGGACGACGACTTCAACACCGGGGGGGCGATCGGCGATCTGTTCGAACTGCTGCGCGCTTTGAACAAGTTCTGCGACGACGAGAAACTCGATACCGCGGCCAGCGCCAAGCCGGAAGCCATCGCGGCGCTCAAGCAAGGCGCACGTGTTTTGCGCGAGTTGGCCGGGACACTCGGCCTGTTCCGCGCAGCGCCGCAGGCCTCGTCTGGCGACGACGACGGGCTGGTCGGCAAGCTGATGGAGTTGATGATCAAATACCGCGCCGACGCCCGGAAAAATAAGAACTTCGCCCTGGGCGACGCAATTCGCAAAGACCTCGCGGAACTGGGGCTCATCCTCGAAGACCGACCCACAGGAACGGAGTGGTCGGTAAAGAGATAACCGCGAAATGCGCCAAAACGTCGCGAAAGTAGAGATTGAGAATCGCTGGTTCACACGTTGGCAAGGAAGGCTGACGATGCGTACAAAGTCACTGGCACTCGCACTGTTCTTCGTGTCGTGCTCCGGTTGTTCTTATGACGACGGAAAGTGGTCGTTCAATCCATTTGCGTTGTTCGAAAAGGACGAGATCAAGTACAAGCCGAACGGCGAGATCGATTTCCAGAATTCGGGCGTGAAGGCGCTGCGAGAGAAAGGCTATGGCTACAACTGGGATGATTTAAAGGACTAATGACAGCGACAGCATTGTCTTCGGCGCTAATGCTTGCGGCAGGCCAGCCTCTCCAATTCCTCCCTCTGCGTCTCAGCGCCTCCGCGGTGAAAAATGGTTCTCGTCCCAACTCGCATCCTCGGCATTGATCCCGGGCTGAATATCACGGGGTACGCGGTGCTGGAGTTTGCTGCGGCGGGACCGAAGTTGTGCGAGGCTGGGGTCGTGCGCGGCGTGACCAAGAAATCGCTTACCGCGCGGGTGCACGAGATACACCTGGGCGTCACTGAAGTCATTGAGTCTTGGCGGCCCGCCGCGGTGGCGATTGAGCAACTCTACAGCCACTACAAGCGTCCGCGCACTTCGATTCTGATGGGACACGCACGCGGCGTGATTTGCCTGGCCGCCGCCCAGGCGGGCCTGCCGGTGATCAGCTATAGTGCCACGCAAGTCAAGAAGCTGCTGACCGGCAGCGGCCGCGCGCCGAAGGAGCAAGTCCAACGGGCCGTGCAGCGCGAACTGCGGCTCGACCAACTACCGGAACCAGCCGATGTCGCCGATGCGTTGGCGATCGCGCTTTGCCACTATCACAGGAAGCACGTCGTTTGATTACTAAAATCACCGGGCGACTGACGCAACTGGGCACCGACGACT
Above is a window of Planctomycetia bacterium DNA encoding:
- the tnpA gene encoding IS200/IS605 family transposase gives rise to the protein MPQSFAAMYAHLVFSTKQRAPLIRDEIASRLYPYLGGIATSSKGVLICVGGMPDHVHLLVSLGRESSLSELLRELKANSSRWIHETFPDQKSFAWQSGYAAFSVSHSRLSDVRAYIENQAEHHRVRTFQEEFLELLRRHDLTFDERYVWD
- the cysS gene encoding cysteine--tRNA ligase yields the protein MPAASALPTLRVYNTLSRQKETLEPVSPGKVGIYLCGPTVYKPSHIGHMVGPVIFDAVKRYLVYSGYQVTWVVNITDVDDKLIKESNARGMKMSELAEEMTADYKHNLSAMGVDTIDHFPKATENIDEIITLTQTLIDKGFAYQSGSDVYFEVGKDKEYGKLSRRSVEQLTGEGGDMAERKRSPADFALWKGAKPGEPAWKSPWGEGRPGWHIECSAMSRKLLGESFDIHGGGLDLIFPHHENEVAQSECCHGRPQAKYWMHNGLMQASSEVGKLGGRNTRETAVGDQAAQEAGKIGKSKGASAFSELLKQFDGETIRFFLLSTHYRRPIDFSNERIEEVRTGLDTFYRFFKRYERTTGEDFYRVALVAKRSEGDEQQFAGALGEALKGHRQRFIEAMDDDFNTGGAIGDLFELLRALNKFCDDEKLDTAASAKPEAIAALKQGARVLRELAGTLGLFRAAPQASSGDDDGLVGKLMELMIKYRADARKNKNFALGDAIRKDLAELGLILEDRPTGTEWSVKR
- the ruvC gene encoding crossover junction endodeoxyribonuclease RuvC — protein: MVLVPTRILGIDPGLNITGYAVLEFAAAGPKLCEAGVVRGVTKKSLTARVHEIHLGVTEVIESWRPAAVAIEQLYSHYKRPRTSILMGHARGVICLAAAQAGLPVISYSATQVKKLLTGSGRAPKEQVQRAVQRELRLDQLPEPADVADALAIALCHYHRKHVV